The proteins below come from a single Piscinibacter gummiphilus genomic window:
- a CDS encoding efflux RND transporter permease subunit — MSDASGAVRAARFNISKWALEHPALTRYLLVVLMVLGLTAYFQLGQDEDPPFTFRAMVVRAYWPGATAQQVAEQVTDKLEKTLQEVPYADKIRSYSKPGETLIIFQLKDSTPPKDVQQIWYTVRKKVGDMRGTLPGGVAGPFFNDEFGDVYGSIYALSSDGFSYDELKEHADQVRQRLLKVKDVNKVEVFGAQDEKIFIEISQKRLAQLGIDFNAVLAQLGQQNAVESAGVINAPTDYVQVRVGGQFNSVEQLKNFAIRANGASLKLGDIAEVKRAYVDPPQVKVRHQGKEVIALGISMAKGGDIIEMGQSLKKATDAIRDDLPAGITMHQFQNQSTVVARSVNEFVGVLIEAVVIVLAVSFVSLGLHFKPLRLDWRPGLVVGITIPLVLAITFVTMFYWGVGLHKISLGSLIIALGLLVDDAIIAVEMMVRKLEEGYDKARAATFAYDATAMPMLTGTLITAVGFLPIGLAKSTVGEYTFAIFAVTAAALLISWFVSVYFVPYLGTVLLKTKPHADSDQPHELFDTPFYTRFRALVDWCVKHRWITIGLTVGTLVLGVVGMGKVQNQFFPDSNRLELLVDLWLPEGSSYSANEAITKKVEARLMKLEGVDHVTTWVGSGVPRFALVLDQIFPQSNVSQIVLLPKDLAAREKLRHQLPELLATEFPEVRARPKLLPNGPPVPYPVQFRVVGPDPGKVRVYADEVKAIMLKNPNMRGVNDNWNESVKVLRLEVDQDKARALGVSSQAIAQAARTLNSGTTVGQYRDGDKLIDIVLRQPLEERKAITDLANAYVPTTIGRSIPLSQVAKANFVWEPGVLWRENRDYAATVQGDIVEGLQGATVTAQLDPLFAPIRAKMPAGYRVEVAGAVEESSKGQGSIAVGAPLMLFIMFTLLMLQLQSFSRAMLVFLTGPLGIAGVAAALLLLNRPFGFVALLGVIALMGMIMRNSVILIDQIEQDRERGVPTWNAVVEASVRRFRPIILTAAAAVLAMIPLSRSVFWGPMAVAIMGGLIVATALTLLALPAMYAAWFRVKSADQELQGSGKLATSG, encoded by the coding sequence GCGCGATGGTGGTGCGGGCCTACTGGCCCGGTGCCACCGCGCAGCAGGTGGCCGAGCAGGTGACCGACAAGCTCGAGAAGACGCTGCAGGAGGTGCCCTACGCCGACAAGATCCGCAGCTATTCCAAGCCTGGCGAGACGCTCATCATCTTCCAGCTGAAGGACTCGACGCCGCCCAAGGACGTGCAGCAGATCTGGTACACGGTGCGCAAGAAGGTCGGCGACATGCGCGGCACCTTGCCAGGCGGTGTGGCCGGGCCGTTCTTCAACGACGAGTTCGGCGATGTGTACGGCTCGATCTATGCGCTCTCGAGCGATGGGTTCAGCTACGACGAGCTCAAGGAGCACGCCGACCAGGTGCGCCAGCGCCTGCTGAAGGTGAAGGACGTCAACAAGGTCGAAGTCTTCGGCGCGCAAGACGAGAAGATCTTCATCGAGATCTCGCAGAAGCGCCTGGCGCAGCTCGGCATCGACTTCAACGCAGTGCTCGCGCAATTGGGCCAGCAGAACGCGGTGGAGTCGGCGGGCGTCATCAATGCGCCGACCGACTATGTGCAGGTGCGCGTGGGCGGGCAGTTCAACTCGGTCGAGCAGCTGAAGAACTTCGCGATCCGCGCCAATGGCGCCAGCCTGAAGCTCGGCGACATCGCCGAAGTCAAGCGGGCGTATGTGGACCCACCACAGGTGAAGGTGCGCCACCAGGGCAAGGAGGTGATCGCCCTCGGCATTTCGATGGCCAAGGGCGGCGACATCATCGAGATGGGCCAGTCGCTCAAGAAGGCGACCGACGCGATCCGCGACGACCTGCCGGCCGGCATCACGATGCACCAGTTCCAGAACCAGTCGACGGTGGTCGCGCGCTCGGTCAACGAGTTCGTCGGCGTGCTGATCGAGGCCGTGGTGATCGTGCTGGCGGTGAGTTTCGTGAGCCTGGGCCTGCACTTCAAGCCGCTGCGGCTCGACTGGCGGCCGGGCTTGGTGGTGGGCATCACCATTCCGCTCGTGCTGGCCATCACCTTCGTGACCATGTTCTATTGGGGCGTGGGCCTGCACAAGATCTCGCTCGGCTCGCTCATCATCGCGCTCGGCCTCCTGGTCGACGACGCGATCATTGCGGTCGAGATGATGGTGCGCAAGCTGGAAGAGGGCTACGACAAGGCGCGTGCGGCCACCTTCGCGTATGACGCGACGGCGATGCCGATGCTCACCGGCACGCTCATCACGGCGGTCGGCTTCCTGCCGATCGGCTTGGCGAAATCGACGGTCGGCGAATACACCTTCGCGATCTTCGCGGTGACGGCGGCGGCGCTCCTGATCTCGTGGTTTGTCTCTGTCTACTTCGTGCCGTACCTCGGCACGGTGCTGCTCAAGACCAAGCCGCATGCCGACAGCGACCAGCCGCACGAGCTCTTCGACACGCCGTTCTACACGCGCTTCCGTGCGCTCGTCGATTGGTGCGTCAAGCACCGCTGGATCACCATCGGCCTGACGGTGGGCACGCTGGTGCTTGGCGTTGTCGGCATGGGCAAGGTGCAGAACCAGTTCTTCCCCGATTCGAACCGGCTCGAACTGCTGGTCGACCTGTGGCTGCCCGAAGGTTCGTCGTACAGCGCCAACGAGGCGATCACCAAGAAGGTCGAAGCGCGCCTGATGAAGCTCGAAGGCGTCGACCACGTCACCACCTGGGTGGGCAGCGGCGTGCCGCGCTTCGCGCTCGTGCTCGACCAGATCTTCCCGCAGAGCAATGTGAGCCAGATCGTGCTGCTGCCCAAGGACCTGGCGGCGCGCGAGAAGCTGCGCCATCAGCTGCCCGAACTGCTGGCCACCGAGTTCCCCGAGGTGCGTGCCCGGCCCAAGCTCCTGCCCAACGGGCCGCCGGTGCCGTACCCGGTGCAGTTCCGCGTGGTCGGGCCGGACCCGGGCAAGGTGCGTGTCTATGCCGACGAGGTGAAGGCGATCATGCTGAAGAACCCCAACATGCGCGGCGTGAACGACAACTGGAATGAGTCGGTCAAGGTGCTGCGGCTGGAGGTCGACCAGGACAAGGCGCGGGCGCTGGGCGTGTCCAGCCAGGCCATTGCCCAGGCAGCGCGCACGCTCAACAGTGGTACGACTGTCGGCCAGTACCGTGACGGCGACAAGCTGATCGACATCGTGCTTCGCCAGCCGCTGGAAGAGCGCAAGGCGATCACCGACTTGGCGAACGCCTATGTGCCGACGACCATCGGCCGCAGCATCCCGCTGAGCCAGGTTGCCAAGGCGAACTTCGTCTGGGAGCCGGGCGTGCTGTGGCGCGAGAACCGCGACTACGCGGCCACGGTGCAGGGTGACATCGTCGAGGGCCTGCAAGGGGCGACGGTGACGGCGCAACTCGATCCGCTCTTCGCCCCCATCCGCGCCAAGATGCCCGCCGGCTACCGCGTGGAAGTGGCCGGCGCGGTGGAGGAGAGCAGCAAAGGGCAGGGCTCGATCGCGGTCGGCGCACCGCTGATGCTTTTCATCATGTTCACGCTGCTGATGCTGCAGCTGCAGAGCTTCAGCCGCGCGATGCTGGTGTTCCTGACCGGGCCACTGGGCATCGCCGGCGTGGCGGCAGCGTTGCTGCTGCTGAACCGGCCGTTCGGCTTCGTGGCGCTCTTGGGCGTGATCGCGTTGATGGGCATGATCATGCGCAACTCGGTGATCTTGATCGACCAGATCGAGCAGGACCGCGAGCGGGGCGTGCCGACCTGGAATGCGGTGGTCGAAGCCTCGGTGCGGCGTTTCCGCCCGATCATCCTGACGGCCGCGGCGGCGGTGCTCGCGATGATCCCGCTGTCGCGCAGCGTGTTCTGGGGCCCGATGGCGGTGGCCATCATGGGTGGACTGATCGTCGCAACGGCACTCACGCTGCTGGCTTTGCCAGCGATGTATGCGGCCTGGTTCCGGGTGAAGTCTGCCGATCAGGAACTGCAAGGGTCCGGCAAGCTCGCCACAAGCGGCTAA